TGTGTTTTCCGCGCTGGCCCATCTGGCGCGCGAGAGCCGCTATGTGAAACCCATTGTCGATGCCTCGCTCAGTTTCGACATTGCGTCAGGCCGCCACCCGGTGGTGGAAAATGCGCTGCGCCTGTCCGGTGAACGCGCCTTCTCGCCCAATGACAGCGATCTCTCGGAAGATCACAAGCGCCTCTGGCTTTTGACCGGCCCCAACATGGCCGGCAAATCCACTTACCTGCGCCAGAACGCGCTGATCGCCATCATGGCGCAGATGGGCAGTTTCGTGCCCGCCGCTTCGGTCCATATCGGCGTGCTCGACAGGCTCTATAGCCGCGTCGGCGCCGCCGATGATCTGGCGCGCGGACGTAGCACATTCATGGTAGAGATGATCGAAACCGCCACCATCCTCAATCAGGCCACGTCGCGCTCACTGGTCATCCTCGATGAAATCGGGCGCGGCACGGCGACCTATGACGGCCTGTCTATCGCCTGGGCCACGCTGGAACATTTGCATGATGTGAACCAGTCGCGTGCGTTGTTTGCCACGCATTATCATGAACTCACCTCACTTGCCGCCACATTAAAACAACTCCATTGCGCCACCATGAAAGTGCGTGAATGGAATGGCGACATCATCTTCCTGCATGAAGTGGTGCCGGGCACCGCCGGGCGCTCTTACGGCATTCAAGTGGCGCAACTTGCCGGCCTGCCGCCCGCCGTGATCCAGCGCGCCAGCGAAGTGCTTAAGCGTCTCGAACAGGGCAAGGGCCAGAACAAGGCGCAAGCCTTGGCCGAGGAATTGCCGCTCTTTGCAGCTTCAGTGAAACCTGCTTCTCAAGCCAAACCCGATGGCCTGCGCCTCGAACTCGGCAAGATTGCGCCCGATGAACTTTCTCCCCGCGAAGCACTGAGCTTGCTCTATGAGCTGAAGCAATTGGCCCAAAAATCCACCAGGGACGGCGCGTGACCCCAGCGATAGATAAATTCCGCCAGGAACTATTGGCGCTCACCAGCACTGACAGGTTGACGCTGCGCAATGAAGCTTCCGCGTTGATCCGCATCTGCCTTGCTGAATCGCACGCTGAGGCAGAAGCGCAGTTGCTGAAAGACGGCCGGGGTACCGCCTGCGCCGAAGCGATTTCGCGGGCCGAGGATGAGATCATCAAATGCATGTGGGCCTTTGCGCTGGATCATATCGCAGCGGGCGCATGGCTCAATCTCGCGGTGATCGCGGTGGGCGGCTATGGACGCGGCACGCTGGCGCCGGGCTCTGACATTGATCTGCTTTTCCTGCTGCCTGGGCGTCCGTCGAAGGAGGTCAATGAAGTCGTCGAATTCCTGCTCTATGCGCTGTGGGACGCGCGCCAGAAAGTCGGCCACGCGACACGCCAGGTCGATGACTGCTTACGTCTCGCCAAGACCGACAACACCATTCTCACTTCGATCCTCGAAGCGCGTTATATCTGCGGTGAGCAGAAGTTGTTTGGCGAGTTGGTCAGCCGTTTCAAATCCGAAATCGTGGCCACGATGGCCAAGAAATTCGTGACCGAAAAACTGGCCGAACGCGATGCCCGCCATTCCAAGAGTGGTGAGAGCCGTTATGCGGTTGAGCCGGACCTGAAAGACGGCAAGGGCGGCCTGCGCGACCTGCACACGCTGTTCTGGATTGCCAAGTTTTTGTTCAATGCAAACTCACCACAGGAACTGGCGGACAAGAGTGCATTTTCGATTTCCGAGTTGCACAAATTTCTCAAATGCGAGGATTTCCTCTGGGCGGTGCGCTGTCATTTGCATTTCATCTCGACGCGAGGCGAAGACCGCCTGAGCTTTGACCGCCAGTCCGAACTGGCTGAGCGCCTGCATTACAAATCCCATGGCGGCCTGCAGGCGGTGGAGCGTTTCATGCGCCACTATTTCCTCATCGCCAAGGATGTGGGAGACCTGACGCGCATCTTCTGCGCCAGCCTCGAACAGAAACATTTGAAGGATGTGCCCGGCCTGTCGCGTCGTTTCTTCGGCCGCTTTCTGCCGGGTGCGAAGACCAACGCCTTCAACCTGCCCAATGGCTTCAAGCTGGAAAATGGCCGCATCTCGGTGGTCGATGATCAGGTCTTCGCGCGCGATCCCGTCGCCATGTTGCGCATCTTCAAACTGGCGGGCGATAACTTTCTCGAAATCCACCCCGATGCCTTGAAGTTGATCCGCAAGTCGTTCCGCCTGATTGATGACCGCTTGCGCAATGACAAACAGGCCAATGCGATTTTCCTCTCGATCCTCTGCGATAGCGAAACACCGGAAGCGTTGCTGCGCCTGATGAATGAGGCTGGCGTGCTGGGCCGCTTCATTCCGGATTTCGGCCTTGTCGTAGCGATGATGCAGTTCAACATGTATCACCATTATACCGTGGATGAGCATCTGATCCGCGCGGTCGGCGTCTTGACCGGCATTGAAAATGGCACACTGGCCAAGGATCACCCGCGCGCCGCTGAACTTTTCCCGACGCTGACCGGAAGGCGCTCGCTCTATGTGGCCACCTTGCTGCATGACATTGCCAAGGGCCGCACCGAAGATCATTCGGTGGCAGGTGAACGCATCGCCCGCGCGCTGTGCCCGCGGCTGGGTCTGTCAGCGGATGAAACCGATCTCGTCGCCTGGCTCATCCGCTGGCATCTGCTGATGAGTGAAACCTCGCAGATGCGTGACCTGAATGACTTCAAGACCATTCTGGATTTCACCAAAATCGTCCAGACGCCTGAGCGCCTGAAACTGCTGCTGATCCTCACTGTCGCGGATATCCGCGCGGTTGGCCCCGGCGTATGGAATGGCTGGAAAGGCCAGCTGCTGCGCGCGCTTTACGTGGAAGCAGAGCCGGTGCTCACCGGCGGCCACACATCGATCACGCGCAAGGAACGCGTGGGCGAAGCCCAGGGCAATTTCTTCGCCCAACTTGGCATCACCGATGAAAGTGAAAAACTGCGCCTCGCCAGCCGGCATTATGATGCCTATTGGCTCAACGTGCCGACCGAGCGGCAGCTGCGCCACCACGCCTTGATCGCGCAAGCTGTGAAAGGTGACGTGGTCACCGACATCACCACCGATGCCTTCTCCGGCATCACCGAAATTACCGTACTGGCGCCCGATCACCCGCGCTTGCTGGCGATGATTACAGGTGCGGTTGCCTCGGCCGGCGGCAACATTATCGGTGCGCATATTTTCACCACCACCGACGGTATGGCGGTGGATACGATCCTGCTCACCCGCGAATTCCAAGGCGACGAGGACGAAAACCGCCGCGCCAGGCGCATTAGCGAAGTGATCAGGCGCGTGCTCTACGGCCAGGTGCGCCTGCGCGAAGAACTGGCCCGCGTACAACACCTGCCGGACAGAGACCGCGCTCGCGCCTTCACCGTGCCGCCGCGCGTGGTACTCGACAACGGGTCGTCCAACAAGAATACCATCATTGAAATCAGTGGCTTGGACCGCGTTGGCCTGCTGCATGCCTTGACCGAGGCGCTGTTTCATCTCAACCTGAACATCGGCTCAGCCCACATCACCACCTTTGGCGAAAAGGCGGTGGACGTTTTCTACGTAACCGACTTGACCGGCGCCAAGATCGAGAACCCCACCCGCATCGCGCAGATCGAAAAGGCGCTGCTCGGCGTTTTGACCCCCACAGGCCGCGACCGCGCTGCGTGATTGCAAGTGACGCTCCAAAGCAGAGTTAAGACCTATTAAACATTTCGCATTAATGCCTTTATTGCCGTGCATGTGACCGCGGCTTAGGTTCTTGAGAAATGTCGGTTATTCGCTCCGCCGCGAAAGTTGGCGGGTTCACCTCCATCAGCCGCGTACTCGGCTTCATCCGCGACCAGCTCGTGGCCTTCACGCTGGGCACTGGTGGGGTTGCCGAAGCCTTTTTTGTGGCACAGCGCTTCCCGAACCTGTTCCGCACACTGTTTGCCGAAGGCGCATTCAACTCCGCCTTTGTGCCGCTTTTTGCCCGCAAGGTTGAAGGCGAGGGTGAACGCGCCGCGCACCGGTTTGCGCGCGATGTGTTCTCGGCGCTGCTCGCCTGGGTGCTGCTGTTCACCGTCATCGCCATCGCCGCCATGCCATGGCTGATCTATGCGATCGCACCCGGCTTTAAGGGCGATCCTGCCAAAATAGCGCTGGCCACACTGCTCACTCAGATCTGCTTTCCCTATCTGCTGTTCATGTCGCTCACTGCTTTGCAAGGCGGCGTGCTGAACAGCCTGCACAGATTCACCGCCGCTGCGGCAGCACCTATCCTGCTCAACATCGTGATGATCTTGTCGAACATGCTGGCTTATACCTTGGGTTCGGGCAATTCGCCGCTCACCGGTTACATCTTCGCCGTGGGCGTCACCCTTTCCGGCGTTGCGCAATATGCGCTTCTCGCGGTGGCCTGCAGCCGCGCTGGCATGCCGCTCACGCCGCGTCTGCCGCGCCTCACGCCGGATGTGAAACTGGTGATCAAGCGCTCGGTGCCCGGCATTATTTCCGGCGGCATCATGCAGATCAATCTGGTGATCGGCACCATGATCGCCACCAGCATTCCATCTGCTGTGGCCTATCTTTATTACGCTGACCGCCTGTATCAATTGCCGCTGGGCGTCATCGGCGTGGCGATCGGTGTGGTGCTGCTGCCCACACTGTCGCGCAAGCTGCGCGCCGGTGATGAATGGGGCGCACTCGATGCCTCCAATCGCGCCATAGAATTTTCGCTGTTCCTCACGCTGCCCGCCGCTGCCGCCTTGATGGTAATCGGTGCGCCCATCCTGCACACGGTATTTGAACATGGCGCCTTTCATGCGGGCGATACACTGGCCGTAGCACCCGCCGTGGCCGCCTATGCCGCAGGCCTCCCGGCCTATTCACTCACTAAAGTTTTCCAGCCCGGCTTCTACGCGCGCGAAGACACCCGCACGCCAATGAACTTCGCGATTGTCTCGGTCGTGGTCAATATCGTGCTCAGCCTCGCCCTGTCGCGCTTCATGGGCCATGTCGGCATTGCGCTCGCCGCCACCATCGCCGCCTGGATCAATGCCGGGCAGCTCTATTTCCGCCTGCGCAAATTGGGCCATTTCACTTTCGACCGTTCCGCCCGTTTCCGCCTGTCGCGCATGATCCTCTCCACCTGCATCATGGCCGCGGCTTTGTTTGACGTCGGCCTGTTAATGGATGGCGCCTTTGATCCGGGTGCCCACATCCTGCGCGCCATCATCGGCCTTGCCCTGCTGGTGGCCGCCGGAATCATCAGCTATTTCGGCGCCTCACAACTGACTGGAGCTTGGCGCCTATCTGAGCTAAGGGGCGCGCTGAGAAGAAGTTAGAGAATAGATCATGACCGCTTTCAAGCAACGCGTGCTGTCCGGCATGCAGCCCACCGGCAATCTCCACCTCGGCAATTATCTGGGCGCCATGGTGAACTGGGTGAAGATGCAGGAAACCCATGAGACGCTGTATTGCGTGGTGGATCTGCACGCCATTACGCAAGCCACGTCTGTCTGGGGCGGCCCGGCCACCTTGCGCAAATCCACCCTCGAAGTGGCCGCCGCCTACATCGCTGCCGGAATTGATCCCAATCGTTCCATTCTGTTCAACCAGTCACGCGTGCATCAGCACGCTGAGCTGGCCTGGATCTTCAATTGCGTGGCCCGCCTCGGCTGGCTGAACCGCATGACCCAGTTCAAGGAAAAGGCCGGCAAGGACCGCGAGAACGCTTCAGTTGGCTTGTATGATTATCCGGTGCTGATGGCCGCCGACATTCTGATCTATCACGCCACCCATGTGCCGGTGGGCGACGACCAGAAGCAGCATCTGGAACTGTGCCGCGACATTGCGATCAAGTTCAACAATGATTTCAGTGTGGAATTCTTCCCGATCACCGAGCCTGTCATCATGGGTACGGCTACGCGCGTGATGAGCCTGCGTGACGGCACCAAGAAAATGTCGAAGTCAGACCCGTCTGATCTGTCGCGCATCAACTTGACCGACAGCGCCGACGACATCGCCAAGAAAATCCGCAAGGCCAAGACTGATGCCGATGGTTTGCCGGCCGAAGCCGAAGGCCTCAAGGGCCGCGCCGAAGCTGAAAACCTGGTGGGTATCTATGCGGCCCTTTCGGATGTGACCGTGGCCGATGTGCTGAAGCAATTCGGCGGCGGGCAATTCTCCGCCTTGAAGAACGCGCTGGCTGATCTGGCCGTGGCCAAGCTCGCCCCCATCAATGACAAGATGGTGCGCCTGCTGGCCGACCCCGGCTATGTCGAAGGCGTGCTGGTCGATGGTGCCGCCCGGGCTG
This Aestuariivirga litoralis DNA region includes the following protein-coding sequences:
- a CDS encoding [protein-PII] uridylyltransferase, which produces MTPAIDKFRQELLALTSTDRLTLRNEASALIRICLAESHAEAEAQLLKDGRGTACAEAISRAEDEIIKCMWAFALDHIAAGAWLNLAVIAVGGYGRGTLAPGSDIDLLFLLPGRPSKEVNEVVEFLLYALWDARQKVGHATRQVDDCLRLAKTDNTILTSILEARYICGEQKLFGELVSRFKSEIVATMAKKFVTEKLAERDARHSKSGESRYAVEPDLKDGKGGLRDLHTLFWIAKFLFNANSPQELADKSAFSISELHKFLKCEDFLWAVRCHLHFISTRGEDRLSFDRQSELAERLHYKSHGGLQAVERFMRHYFLIAKDVGDLTRIFCASLEQKHLKDVPGLSRRFFGRFLPGAKTNAFNLPNGFKLENGRISVVDDQVFARDPVAMLRIFKLAGDNFLEIHPDALKLIRKSFRLIDDRLRNDKQANAIFLSILCDSETPEALLRLMNEAGVLGRFIPDFGLVVAMMQFNMYHHYTVDEHLIRAVGVLTGIENGTLAKDHPRAAELFPTLTGRRSLYVATLLHDIAKGRTEDHSVAGERIARALCPRLGLSADETDLVAWLIRWHLLMSETSQMRDLNDFKTILDFTKIVQTPERLKLLLILTVADIRAVGPGVWNGWKGQLLRALYVEAEPVLTGGHTSITRKERVGEAQGNFFAQLGITDESEKLRLASRHYDAYWLNVPTERQLRHHALIAQAVKGDVVTDITTDAFSGITEITVLAPDHPRLLAMITGAVASAGGNIIGAHIFTTTDGMAVDTILLTREFQGDEDENRRARRISEVIRRVLYGQVRLREELARVQHLPDRDRARAFTVPPRVVLDNGSSNKNTIIEISGLDRVGLLHALTEALFHLNLNIGSAHITTFGEKAVDVFYVTDLTGAKIENPTRIAQIEKALLGVLTPTGRDRAA
- the murJ gene encoding murein biosynthesis integral membrane protein MurJ, encoding MSVIRSAAKVGGFTSISRVLGFIRDQLVAFTLGTGGVAEAFFVAQRFPNLFRTLFAEGAFNSAFVPLFARKVEGEGERAAHRFARDVFSALLAWVLLFTVIAIAAMPWLIYAIAPGFKGDPAKIALATLLTQICFPYLLFMSLTALQGGVLNSLHRFTAAAAAPILLNIVMILSNMLAYTLGSGNSPLTGYIFAVGVTLSGVAQYALLAVACSRAGMPLTPRLPRLTPDVKLVIKRSVPGIISGGIMQINLVIGTMIATSIPSAVAYLYYADRLYQLPLGVIGVAIGVVLLPTLSRKLRAGDEWGALDASNRAIEFSLFLTLPAAAALMVIGAPILHTVFEHGAFHAGDTLAVAPAVAAYAAGLPAYSLTKVFQPGFYAREDTRTPMNFAIVSVVVNIVLSLALSRFMGHVGIALAATIAAWINAGQLYFRLRKLGHFTFDRSARFRLSRMILSTCIMAAALFDVGLLMDGAFDPGAHILRAIIGLALLVAAGIISYFGASQLTGAWRLSELRGALRRS
- the trpS gene encoding tryptophan--tRNA ligase — encoded protein: MTAFKQRVLSGMQPTGNLHLGNYLGAMVNWVKMQETHETLYCVVDLHAITQATSVWGGPATLRKSTLEVAAAYIAAGIDPNRSILFNQSRVHQHAELAWIFNCVARLGWLNRMTQFKEKAGKDRENASVGLYDYPVLMAADILIYHATHVPVGDDQKQHLELCRDIAIKFNNDFSVEFFPITEPVIMGTATRVMSLRDGTKKMSKSDPSDLSRINLTDSADDIAKKIRKAKTDADGLPAEAEGLKGRAEAENLVGIYAALSDVTVADVLKQFGGGQFSALKNALADLAVAKLAPINDKMVRLLADPGYVEGVLVDGAARAAVIAEPIMAETKKIMGFV